A stretch of the Duncaniella dubosii genome encodes the following:
- the dusB gene encoding tRNA dihydrouridine synthase DusB, with protein sequence MKIADIDLGERPVMLAPMEDVTDRSFRLICKEQGASMVYTEFVSADALVRDIPSTTRKLAIDPNERPTAIQIYGREVGPMVEAAKIVEAASPDIIDINFGCPVKKVAGKGAGAGMLRDIPKMLEITRAVVDAVSLPVTVKTRLGWDHESKIIVTLAEQLQDCGIKALTVHGRTRSQMYNGSADWEMIARVKENPRLFIPVIGNGDITTPELACDAFTRYGVDGVMVGRASIGAPWIFSDIRRYIDGTSDAPLGVKEKFEFLRRQIHESVDRIDEYRGILHIRRHLAASPLFKGIFNFRPMRIAMLRASNLEDLLAILARVEEIVVKNQPEA encoded by the coding sequence ATGAAGATAGCAGATATAGATTTAGGGGAGCGGCCTGTAATGCTCGCTCCGATGGAGGATGTGACCGATCGCTCATTTCGGTTGATTTGCAAAGAGCAGGGGGCTTCGATGGTCTACACGGAGTTTGTCAGTGCCGATGCGCTTGTGCGAGACATTCCCTCAACCACCCGTAAGCTTGCCATTGATCCAAATGAACGACCTACGGCCATACAGATTTATGGGCGTGAGGTCGGTCCGATGGTTGAGGCTGCAAAGATTGTCGAAGCAGCCTCGCCGGATATTATAGATATAAATTTCGGTTGCCCGGTGAAAAAGGTGGCCGGAAAGGGGGCTGGCGCCGGCATGCTGCGTGATATACCCAAGATGCTTGAGATAACACGTGCGGTGGTTGATGCGGTCAGTCTTCCGGTGACAGTCAAGACCAGACTTGGCTGGGATCATGAATCCAAGATTATAGTGACACTTGCCGAGCAGTTGCAGGACTGTGGAATTAAAGCGCTCACCGTTCATGGCCGTACGCGGTCTCAGATGTATAACGGTTCTGCCGACTGGGAAATGATTGCGCGTGTCAAGGAGAATCCGCGTCTCTTCATTCCTGTTATCGGGAACGGAGATATAACCACCCCGGAGCTTGCCTGTGACGCCTTTACCCGCTATGGAGTTGATGGTGTAATGGTCGGACGTGCGTCGATCGGTGCGCCTTGGATATTCAGTGATATCAGGCGGTATATCGACGGGACTTCTGACGCACCTCTTGGTGTTAAAGAAAAATTTGAGTTTCTTCGCCGTCAGATTCATGAAAGTGTCGACAGGATTGATGAGTATCGTGGCATTCTTCACATTCGTCGTCATCTGGCTGCTTCCCCGTTATTTAAAGGTATATTTAATTTCCGTCCTATGCGTATTGCGATGCTTCGGGCTTCAAATCTTGAAGACTTGCTCGCGATTCTCGCACGCGTTGAGGAGATTGTTGTTAAAAATCAGCCGGAGGCTTGA
- a CDS encoding entericidin, producing MKKLVLLLAVVFSASLFSCGSSDKAAADTAAVVEEVAVEEVVVADSVPADSVAAPADSAAVAE from the coding sequence ATGAAAAAGTTAGTTTTATTACTTGCTGTTGTATTCAGCGCATCACTTTTCTCTTGCGGTTCTTCTGACAAGGCTGCCGCTGACACTGCTGCTGTTGTAGAAGAAGTTGCTGTAGAAGAAGTAGTTGTTGCTGATTCAGTTCCCGCTGACAGCGTAGCTGCTCCCGCTGACTCTGCTGCTGTTGCTGAATAA